Genomic segment of Harmonia axyridis chromosome 6, icHarAxyr1.1, whole genome shotgun sequence:
CGATTTCACAATTGTGACGTACGCGATCAAAACAGCCTACGATTGATTAGAACTACCGGGTACGAGtagcaatttttcgaatttgaaatttaaattttatgttatttaattaatcaattttcGGGACGTTGGCTACTGTATTATTTTCAACGAAATAGATTCGTCGTTGTTTAGGCTACTTAATATTCCATTTGACGTTGtaattttcagtttgaaattttatatatcgAGGAGAAAATGCCGGCTTTTATGATCTACGAACTGGAACAGACATTGAGCGCTATACGGTTTACCCCCCAAAATGTGGCAACCTGTGagtgttatttttcaataacttaAAATTAAGTCTTCAAGCGTAAATTCGGGTattgcataatggaaactgctATTTCGATCTGTTTTCTACTTGGGCCTGTATGGAAGCTCGGGAAATTCAACATATAAATTTCCCGAGCTATCTACAtgtaaatttcagttttttttaaatatctaaAACCGGATTATATGGGTGAAGGGATTATCTCCACCTTAAACCAACGAAAccattgaattgattttaatgtTTCAGCGGTATCCTTTGGAAATATGACCCAGGAAAAGCTTGTGGAAGACAACATAAAATCAAGGACATTACTGATCTCTTTTCTGCGTATGAGTAGCAAAAGGAAGATGGCCATGCTAACGAAAATGTTCCAGTCGGTTCGCAATCTTCGGACTCTTGCGGACATATTGAACACCTTCGTGTCCGTCAACACCAAGCTGATGACTTATTCTAAAATCTCGTAAgtgttctaaattttcaattggAGCAAAAAATTTGCCTATTCACTTTTTCAATTTGGTAATATAGTTAAAAAATTCATCACTTCCAATGgatttattcaataataataggcTCGAGcggatttttttctatttctatatttaagataaaaattaagaaatcacttttgaaaaatattattaaatattattccacataaGTATATGTTTATTAATATTTCCTCTTAACAGTTTCAATTCGGAGATGTATGTTGATATctataaattttcatcaatgCAACTTCTAATAGAGAATATTAGCTTGAAAAAATCTTCTCTGGCCATACTGCCTTTCCTTTCTCTCGATTCTGAAGGGCGAATCTTTGGGGATTGTCTTACTGATAACCATTTTGtaatattgttatttatattattatttgatcaATTTAGGGATTGTTATATCTTCAAAGTTATATTGAAACAATTCAATTTCACAGGTCAGATTCCAATTCTTCCTATGAACAGTTTGTCCAGGACCATGACAGGATGTTGGATCAAGATGCCCTTGAAGAAATGGTACTTGACAACACAGAATGGTTCACAACTCTGGGAGATGCCGCACAGACAGATATAATAACAAGTGAGTGTAATAACAAGCTTATAGTTTCGAGGTCTATAATAAGACCAGTTTGGAAACGGATGACGCATAGtcagttgaatattttcaatattgaacttattaacataataataaaatgattttcCATCGTATTGACCCTTTCCTTGAccattgtttttaatgaactaAACTAAAACAAAAGCATTCTTTGTGATTATTAAAACACAAGTAATGATTATATTTAATGGAAAATCTGTATTTGTGACAGTTTGTTGATTTTCATTAATTACTTAGCATATTCCAACATTAATCTCAATCAATTCGTGTGATTTCAGCTGAAACGGGATCGTCAAAACCTCCATGAATATCTTGTGCGAACGGCCCTCAAGGAAAGCTGTTGGTTGTGACTACCGAGGTCTCCCGATTTCAACCCAGATGGTATTACCTGAAAATCTACAGCACCCACGTTTGTCCTGCTGTTGGAATTTAGTTTATTCAGTATATTCACTAAATTTTAACTGAAATGTTTCTTAAAATGAACCTGAGCAATATCTTTGGAATCAAAATTctcttttgtttttatgtctGGAAGGTTTTtgtaaataaaataatgttccctattttttcatcaataaaatagtaaattcaattttttttattattttctgaaaccTTTCCATTCTCCCCCCCCCATAAAATTCTGAATGAACTAGAAAAGCTACTAATTaggttaaaaaaatttcaatttgatcctTTTAGACCACTGAGATTTTGAAAATCCTAGAAACTGGATaggtcaaataaaaaaaattctaaatgaCCTTGACCTTGAAATTCGTCCTTGACCTTGAACTCAAGCTCAGCTTGAAAAcgattttcgacattttcagtGTGACCGAAGTTTGAAGGTACAACTAATCTAAGTTCAAATCGAAAATTTTCGCGTTAATTTTGGCCAATTTTCGGTCTTACCTTGAGTAAGTAGGTCAAGGGCAGTCCAAGGTCATACTGAAAATTTTTCGTGTTAACCTTGACTTAAATCACCAAAGTCAAACAGAAAAATTCCCACTATTTACGTAAAAAATTTTCGATTTGACCTTGGTGACTTAAGTCAAGGTCGACACGAAAATTCTTCAAatcgaaaattttcagtttgaccTTGACCTACTTGTTCAaggtcaaaatgaaaaattttcgtgtTGACCTTGGACTGACCTTGACTTAAGTCACCAAGGTCAAAccgaaaaattttcacaatttacgTAAAATTTTTAGATTTGACCTTGGTGACTTAAGTCAAGGTCAGTCCAAGGTCGacacgaaaatttttcaatttgaccTTGACGTAATTGTTCAAGGTCAAatcgaaaattttcagtttgaccTTGACCTACTTCTTCAaggtcaaaatgaaaaattttcgtgtTGACCTTGGACTGACCTTGACTTAAGTCACCAAGGTCAAAccgaaaaattttcacaatttattttacgtaaattgtgaaaatttttcggTTTGACCTTGGTGACTTAAGTCAAGGTCAGTCCAAGGTCAacacgaaaatttttcattttgacctTGAACAAGTAGGTCAAggtcaaactgaaaattttcgatTTGAAGAATTTTCGTGTCGACCTTGACTTAAGTCACCAAGGTCAAATCGAAAATTTTTTACGTAAATAGTGGGAATTTTTCTGTTTGACTTTGGTGATTTAAGTCAAGGTTAACACGAAAAATTTTCAGTATGACCTTGGACTGCCCTTGACCTACTTACTCAAGGTAAGACCGAAAATTGGCCAAAATTAACGCGAAAATTTTCGATTTGAACTTAGATTAGTTGTACCTTCAAACTTCGGTCACactgaaaatgtcgaaaatcgTTTTCAAGCTGAGCTTGAGTTCAAGGTCAAGGACGAATTTCAAGGTCAAGGtcatttagaattttttttatttgacctATCCAGTTTCTAGGATTTTCAAAATCTCAGTGGTCTAAAaggatcaaattgaaatttttttaacctAATTAGTAGCTTTTCTAGTTCATTCAGAATTTTATGGGGGGGGGGGAATGGAAAggtttcagaaaataataaaaaaaattgaatttactattttattgatgaaaaaatagggaacattattttatttacaAAAACCTTCCagacataaaaacaaaagagAATTTTGATTCCAAAGATATTGCTCAGGTTCATTTTAAGAAACATTTCAGTTAAAATTTAGTGAATATACTGAATAAACTAAATTCCAACAGCAGGACAAACGTGGGTGCTGTAGATTTTCAGGTAATACCATCTGGGTTGAAATCGGGAGACCTCGGTAGTCACAACCAACAGCTTTCCTTGAGGGCCGTTCGCACAAGATATTCATGGAGGTTTTGACGATCCCGTTTCAGCTGAAATCACACGAATTGATTGAGATTAATGTTGGAATATGCTAAGTAATTAATGAAAATCAACAAACTGTCACAAATACAGATTTTCCATTAAATATAATCATTACTTGTGTTTTAATAATCACAAAGAATGCTTTTGTTTTAGTTtagttcattaaaaacaatggTCAAGGAAAGGGTCAATACGATGgaaaatcattttattattatgttaataagtttattgaccAAGTATCTGGACCAGTTCGGAATCAGATGAAGAAAAGCCAgttcaatatttaaaatatcttcTGATTATGCGTCAAACGATTCCAAACTGGTCCAGACTGCATGCTTAAACAAACCTATTATAGACCACGAAAATATACACATAAAAACAACGATTTGAAAtgtggaaaaaatttcattccgaATTTACTCTCAATTGGGAGTATTGATGAGTTTGTGTGTAGACGTActtggataaaaaaaaattggtttattCTGAAATAACTTAATGCGGATTAGTAGAATTCcctttttgaagaaaataaaaaatacacccaatttaatttgtttttctatTAAATAGGTTTTATGCGTTTATCTGGAGgaagtataataaaaaaaatgtacactcgtttaataaaaatattcaatacaagaAGTGCAAAAGGAAAACAAGATGATGAAGAATACAAGTCTAAGACCAGTATGATTTTTCCACAAAACTGTGAAGAAcgacttttcaaattttttgactTCCAACCAAGATATGTTTACCAAGATGAGGAGGTGCaagacaattttatttttcattgatcaGTATTGAAacacaaatattttttagaGTGACTACAATCCAGATAGTCCAACTAATAAAAAAGTAGTAGAGGCAAGAAAACAATGGCAGGCGACTATGGCGAAATTGAGAAAAgatattgaagcagaaattcAGAAACTGAATGAGCCCATTTTAGACAGAATAGCAGAAAATCAAGCTTCTAaactgaatattaaaaaaacagaCGACTCAAAAAATGGCAAAGACAATGGAACAACCAAAAAGACTGCTAAAAGTAAAACACAGGAAGATACAGATATAGATTGGGTGAGTGTACTAGTAAGCTTGACAAGATTCCAAATGAGATTTTATTAAATTAGGTCCAGTTTCTACCAGTTtggaatgtaaaaaaaatatttgcttATCTAGATGAAAAAACCCTATATAATTTGAGAAATGTTAACGACTATTGGGCCACGATATCTAAGGAAGTCTTGGCTGAAAAGAAGGCGAGAGATTATCTGGATTCAGTCATAAAAAAATCTGAGGTGAGTTTTCAATGTTAAAGAGAGAATTATaaacaaatgtttttttttgtacaagGAATTCTTGGACAATCTGCTAGATATCTCACCGGCCAGAACTGAagtagaaattgaagaaaaagtacTTGTGTCCGAACCTTCAGGTTATAAAAAGAGAAAGGAAAAACAGAGAAGAACAGCAACAtccattcgaagaaaaatagATTCAGAATATCTTCTTCATAGTAAATCAGTGTTGAGTGAATGTTTCAAAGAGGTGAGTTACatccagaattgagagaatggCAACAGGTCATATATTCTTTGGAGAAGtccgaattgaaaaaatacacttcaAATAGTGTAATATGCACTTGAAAGAATATATGGTCTGTTGCCATTCTCCCAATTCTGGATGTTACCCACCTCTCTGAAAAATTGCAAAGTAGAAGGAAAAGAGATATATGCTTTTTCTCACTTTTTTTCCAGTTTGATACCCAAAATGCTATGTTCTTGACGAAACTCAAATCATTTCCGACTGGCATTCCAAATCCTCTGGTCTGCGTTCAAAACGAATCGACAGATATCAGCCTGAGCAATGTTGCCAGTATACACTTGATTCAGGACAATCTGAAAGCTGAGCCAAAATCTCCTCACGGTTCCGAAATGGACAAAGTATCTTCAACTGCTAGCATCATGAGCTTGGTACCATCCATTGTTGTGTCTGTAGATGATATGCAAACTtggtgaaaaataatatttgtatcctatttacaatttttatcaataatcaTGTTTTGAAAgatatatagttttttattactTCATTCCTTAAATTTCGGAAAAACACAAGTGTCAATTAGGTTATGGttcgtatatcaccttggttagtaagttggtggtctgtatatgtcaaattcctcaaaaaccggtgactatttcctcaatctGTCATCGGAGCAAATGTACTTTTATTCTGATTAGGTTCGGTAATCACACCCACTCCGGtgggcagttgtcattttaattttcagattaatgtttacgaatattttccatgacatcttaacactcaaaaacttcattatttcaattatgaaacaaatacccttcaaAACCATTGAGAACTATTATTatattagttatttacaaattaagagagatcaaccatttataacctccaaaattctgacaatgaaaaatttagtctaccattgacaagtgtcaagctgtccgtaaatacgaagcaggttacctgaCACATTGAAGACCACTAGTAtcgctctgaaattctcggcgatatacggaccatacccttaatgaaataaaaattcttctAACCTGGGTACTATCTGAAATGGTGAATTTACAGGAACAATACAACTGAATCCCAAATCACAATGTGATATGCCTGTGAAGGacattcttcttctttctaGTTATAATTTAGTAAACTGCTCGTTTTCTTCAGCTGGCAAATTATCACTCCCATGTTTTCGCAGTCATCACATACTGCTGCGACCAACTGGTGATTTGTCTTGTGCCATTTTCAGTCCCTTCTCATTCCATTCCTTTTCTCTCTTCAATACCCAATCATTGATGTTATCAATTCCACACATGCTTCTGATGTTCATTTGCTTCTTTCCCGATCTGTGAGTTTTTTTGCTGCTATTTTGTATAACACTTTGATATCAGTGGCTTCCAATATTCGGCTTGTTTTTGAGGTTTCCATCCTGGATGGTTCAAAATGGAacaattctaaaaataaaatggtAAATTATTCACCAATCAGAGAAATAAACTAAAGccaagaaaaagaaaatcaCCTGAAAGTATTCCGAACTAACCTGTTATCCACTTCAATTTTTCCTTGTAATCAATATAAGTCAATTTGTAAGATAAAATGAAGATCTATTCTACATAGTAAACATttactgaaatatttccaaaaaataacAAGACATTTCAACAATTAAATGCAAAGAAATTATGACTAACAAACAATTGAGAGcatcactagaaatatcacaaTTATGTCCAACATTAAGAACCTCTTATTACAGAATTGCTAACATAGAAATCCCATAGGAGCTGGTAGAAACAAGCTCAGATGGATATAATGGGGCCATAAGGAggacaatatttccaaaaaattcagTCGTACGAGATgtaaaaccaaaaaattcactTATAAATTGTTGTAACAGTTTGATTGTTTTAAAAATAACTACGGAAAAAGTATACAAAACCGTGCACCCATTTAGGGCCTCTCCTTTTCTTCTCCATTGGCAAGCCGAACTTGTACAAATCCACACACTCCTCATGCAATTTCTTTTGAAGTTCCTTGTTTTCTGTTATAATTGCTAGTTGGGTTTCCAAGTCCCTTTTAACGGAACGTTCTCCAAAGTTAGGAGAACCAATCAGAGTCAGACAGGGGTAGTTGCAGTTGGGAGGATAGTACCTTAAATTAGAATTCCATAAATAGAACTCTTATATAtgcaaaaatttcatattatacacgcaaaatttcaacttggaTCACTGTTAATGATCTTAATAATCTTACCATAAACCTTTTCCATGATATGTCCAACCATCTCTCAAATATTCACTTAGAATTATTCTGCTATGATGACCatacttttcacatttttttctgaatttttgagcTATTAAACAATAGGCATATGGTATTTGTCCGGCTACTCCTTTAGCTCCTAAAAACCCATTTGCCtgtaattgaaatttattaatatttagaAAATGACAGAACATATCTTAATTTTAATGTTCCAAAATAATTACACATTCATTTCAACAATTCACACTGTAGAAACTTTCTCCTATCTTATTCTTCGAACAATttctaaaaaataataagatttGGAGTATAAAAAGGTAAAAACCTAACCTAATCTAAACCAAGGGGATGGAAACATCTAGCCTTAAAAATCACTTTGAATTGAAACATGTCATAGATAATAGACATACAATACCTTGGGATGTGCCATTAGAATATCACAGTTTGCTTTAGAATTGTGTATCAAATTGTTCATATAATCTTCTGTGAGGTTGAA
This window contains:
- the LOC123683324 gene encoding uncharacterized protein LOC123683324 isoform X1: MPAFMIYELEQTLSAIRFTPQNVATSVSFGNMTQEKLVEDNIKSRTLLISFLRMSSKRKMAMLTKMFQSVRNLRTLADILNTFVSVNTKLMTYSKISSDSNSSYEQFVQDHDRMLDQDALEEMVLDNTEWFTTLGDAAQTDIITSFMRLSGGSIIKKMYTRLIKIFNTRSAKGKQDDEEYKSKTSMIFPQNCEERLFKFFDFQPRYVYQDEESDYNPDSPTNKKVVEARKQWQATMAKLRKDIEAEIQKLNEPILDRIAENQASKLNIKKTDDSKNGKDNGTTKKTAKSKTQEDTDIDWVQFLPVWNVKKIFAYLDEKTLYNLRNVNDYWATISKEVLAEKKARDYLDSVIKKSEEFLDNLLDISPARTEVEIEEKVLVSEPSGYKKRKEKQRRTATSIRRKIDSEYLLHSKSVLSECFKEFDTQNAMFLTKLKSFPTGIPNPLVCVQNESTDISLSNVASIHLIQDNLKAEPKSPHGSEMDKVSSTASIMSLVPSIVVSVDDMQTW
- the LOC123683324 gene encoding uncharacterized protein LOC123683324 isoform X2, with the translated sequence MAVSFGNMTQEKLVEDNIKSRTLLISFLRMSSKRKMAMLTKMFQSVRNLRTLADILNTFVSVNTKLMTYSKISSDSNSSYEQFVQDHDRMLDQDALEEMVLDNTEWFTTLGDAAQTDIITSFMRLSGGSIIKKMYTRLIKIFNTRSAKGKQDDEEYKSKTSMIFPQNCEERLFKFFDFQPRYVYQDEESDYNPDSPTNKKVVEARKQWQATMAKLRKDIEAEIQKLNEPILDRIAENQASKLNIKKTDDSKNGKDNGTTKKTAKSKTQEDTDIDWVQFLPVWNVKKIFAYLDEKTLYNLRNVNDYWATISKEVLAEKKARDYLDSVIKKSEEFLDNLLDISPARTEVEIEEKVLVSEPSGYKKRKEKQRRTATSIRRKIDSEYLLHSKSVLSECFKEFDTQNAMFLTKLKSFPTGIPNPLVCVQNESTDISLSNVASIHLIQDNLKAEPKSPHGSEMDKVSSTASIMSLVPSIVVSVDDMQTW
- the LOC123683324 gene encoding uncharacterized protein LOC123683324 isoform X3; the encoded protein is MTQEKLVEDNIKSRTLLISFLRMSSKRKMAMLTKMFQSVRNLRTLADILNTFVSVNTKLMTYSKISSDSNSSYEQFVQDHDRMLDQDALEEMVLDNTEWFTTLGDAAQTDIITSFMRLSGGSIIKKMYTRLIKIFNTRSAKGKQDDEEYKSKTSMIFPQNCEERLFKFFDFQPRYVYQDEESDYNPDSPTNKKVVEARKQWQATMAKLRKDIEAEIQKLNEPILDRIAENQASKLNIKKTDDSKNGKDNGTTKKTAKSKTQEDTDIDWVQFLPVWNVKKIFAYLDEKTLYNLRNVNDYWATISKEVLAEKKARDYLDSVIKKSEEFLDNLLDISPARTEVEIEEKVLVSEPSGYKKRKEKQRRTATSIRRKIDSEYLLHSKSVLSECFKEFDTQNAMFLTKLKSFPTGIPNPLVCVQNESTDISLSNVASIHLIQDNLKAEPKSPHGSEMDKVSSTASIMSLVPSIVVSVDDMQTW